The following coding sequences lie in one Mesorhizobium sp. NZP2298 genomic window:
- a CDS encoding DUF1344 domain-containing protein translates to MRTLIGAVAAMLLCSTAAFAGQTEGLIKKIDKDALTLTLDDGKSYKLNAETDLDSLKPGMDIVIAYDVTNGENVVTDMQLPDSDTN, encoded by the coding sequence ATGCGTACCCTGATTGGCGCTGTTGCCGCCATGCTGCTTTGTTCCACCGCCGCCTTCGCCGGACAGACCGAGGGCCTGATCAAGAAGATCGACAAGGATGCGCTGACGCTGACGCTGGACGACGGCAAATCCTACAAGCTGAACGCCGAAACCGATCTCGACTCCCTGAAGCCGGGCATGGACATCGTCATCGCTTACGACGTGACCAATGGCGAGAATGTCGTGACCGATATGCAGTTGCCGGACAGCGACACGAACTAG
- a CDS encoding MFS transporter, which produces MQNPYSEIFRAPGAKGFAAAGFLARLPIAMAPIGIVAMLSQTRGEYWLAGAVSATFALANAFLAPQISRLVDRLGQTRIVVPTTIISVLAFLALIASANKDWPVWTLFVSALLAAAMPSMPAMVRARWTEIFRGRPEMSTAFAFESAADELVYIAGASLSVGLSAALFPEAGMLASTLFLALGSTAFILQRSTEPQVRPIGHGSSGSAIRLRPVQIITFALIFIGATFATTEVSTVAITKELGQPGAASLVIGVYALGSFVLGIIVGALNLKTPLQRQLAIAVAVIAVSTLLPLTAGTVPLLALTVFISGVAISPTFITAFGLIERHVPEAMLTEGITWVTTGIGIGMALGSFAAGAVVDAFGAQSGFWVSVAAGTIALITVLLGQHSLATHKCELEGCDDAAVPA; this is translated from the coding sequence ATGCAGAACCCTTACTCAGAGATCTTTCGCGCCCCCGGTGCCAAGGGCTTCGCAGCCGCCGGTTTCCTGGCGCGCCTGCCGATCGCCATGGCGCCCATCGGCATCGTGGCGATGCTGTCGCAGACACGTGGCGAATACTGGCTGGCCGGCGCTGTCTCGGCGACATTCGCATTGGCCAACGCTTTCCTGGCGCCGCAAATATCAAGACTGGTCGACCGCCTTGGCCAGACCCGGATCGTCGTGCCCACCACAATCATCTCCGTGCTCGCATTCCTGGCGCTGATTGCATCGGCCAATAAGGACTGGCCGGTCTGGACGCTGTTCGTGTCGGCGCTGCTGGCCGCCGCCATGCCCAGCATGCCGGCAATGGTGCGCGCACGCTGGACCGAGATTTTCCGCGGCCGGCCCGAGATGAGCACCGCCTTCGCCTTCGAGTCGGCGGCGGATGAGTTGGTCTACATCGCCGGCGCATCACTGTCGGTGGGCTTGAGTGCCGCCCTGTTCCCGGAAGCGGGCATGCTGGCGAGCACGCTGTTCCTTGCCTTGGGCTCGACGGCGTTCATCCTGCAGCGATCGACCGAGCCGCAAGTGCGGCCGATTGGTCACGGCTCGAGCGGCTCCGCAATCCGCCTGCGCCCGGTGCAGATCATCACATTCGCCCTGATCTTCATCGGTGCCACCTTCGCGACGACGGAAGTCAGCACCGTGGCAATCACCAAGGAACTCGGCCAACCCGGCGCCGCCAGCCTCGTCATTGGCGTCTACGCGCTGGGGTCGTTCGTGCTCGGCATCATTGTCGGGGCGCTCAATCTGAAAACACCGCTGCAACGCCAGTTGGCCATCGCGGTAGCCGTCATCGCGGTCAGCACGCTGCTGCCGCTCACCGCCGGCACCGTGCCGCTTCTGGCACTCACCGTCTTCATCAGCGGCGTGGCCATCTCACCGACCTTCATCACGGCCTTCGGCCTGATCGAGCGGCATGTGCCCGAAGCGATGCTGACGGAGGGCATCACCTGGGTGACCACGGGGATCGGTATCGGCATGGCACTGGGCTCCTTCGCCGCCGGCGCCGTGGTGGACGCATTCGGCGCCCAGAGCGGGTTCTGGGTTTCAGTGGCGGCAGGCACCATCGCGTTGATCACGGTGCTGCTTGGCCAGCACAGCCTTGCCACCCATAAATGCGAGTTGGAGGGATGCGACGACGCCGCCGTTCCGGCCTAG
- a CDS encoding RT0821/Lpp0805 family surface protein, whose product MSRIAQAFDSRQWSVIASASAKAAIVSIALPLVGCGAGGFSLEKAEVDRSILTSSTSASSAPADSDRDSDQTTIGNAVSSADIEQLGGQAVPWANAGTGSRGSITELAELKDRGQTCRRFKASRESFDGVAMFEGELCLAGAGGWRMQGFKAL is encoded by the coding sequence TTGTCGCGTATCGCGCAGGCTTTTGACAGCAGGCAATGGAGCGTTATCGCTTCGGCCAGCGCGAAAGCGGCGATCGTGTCAATCGCCCTGCCTCTTGTTGGCTGTGGCGCAGGTGGATTCAGCCTGGAAAAAGCCGAAGTCGACCGCTCGATCCTGACCAGTAGCACCTCGGCTTCATCCGCGCCCGCCGATTCGGATCGCGACTCCGATCAGACGACGATCGGCAATGCGGTGTCCTCCGCCGATATCGAGCAACTCGGCGGCCAGGCCGTGCCGTGGGCGAATGCCGGCACCGGGTCGCGTGGCTCCATCACCGAACTGGCGGAGTTGAAGGACCGGGGCCAGACGTGCCGCCGCTTCAAGGCCTCACGCGAAAGCTTTGACGGCGTTGCCATGTTCGAGGGTGAACTGTGCCTTGCCGGTGCCGGCGGCTGGCGCATGCAGGGCTTCAAGGCGCTCTGA
- the fabI gene encoding enoyl-ACP reductase FabI: MAGGQGLMAGKRGLILGVANNRSIAYGIAKACVDHGAEIALTYQGEAFKKRVEPLAAELGAFVAGHCDVTDPASLDEVFANVAKHWGKLDFLVHAIAFSDKDELTGRYVETTRDNFLRTMDISVYSFTTIAKRAEALMTDGGSLLTLTYYGAEKVMPHYNVMGVAKAALEASVRYLAVDLGAKKIRVNAISAGPIKTLAASGIGDFRYILKWNEYNSPLKQTVTQEEVGDSGVYFLSDLSRGVTGEVHHVDSGYHVVGMKAVDAPDISTVKD; the protein is encoded by the coding sequence ATGGCGGGTGGACAGGGCCTGATGGCCGGCAAGCGCGGCCTCATTCTTGGCGTCGCGAACAACAGGTCGATTGCCTATGGCATCGCCAAGGCCTGTGTGGATCATGGTGCCGAGATCGCGCTGACCTATCAGGGGGAGGCGTTCAAGAAGCGCGTCGAGCCGCTGGCGGCGGAACTGGGCGCCTTTGTCGCCGGCCATTGCGACGTCACAGACCCGGCGAGCCTCGACGAGGTTTTTGCCAATGTCGCCAAGCATTGGGGCAAGCTCGACTTCCTCGTCCACGCCATCGCTTTTTCCGACAAGGACGAACTGACCGGCCGCTATGTCGAGACGACGCGCGACAACTTCCTGCGCACGATGGACATTTCGGTCTATTCCTTCACCACCATAGCCAAGCGCGCCGAAGCGCTGATGACCGATGGCGGCTCGCTGCTGACGCTGACCTACTATGGCGCCGAGAAGGTGATGCCGCACTACAACGTCATGGGCGTCGCCAAGGCCGCGCTCGAGGCCAGCGTGCGTTACCTCGCCGTCGATCTTGGCGCCAAGAAGATCCGCGTCAATGCCATCTCCGCCGGGCCGATCAAGACTCTGGCCGCCTCCGGCATCGGCGACTTCCGCTACATCCTGAAATGGAACGAATACAATTCGCCGCTGAAGCAGACGGTCACCCAGGAAGAGGTCGGCGATTCCGGCGTCTATTTCCTGTCCGACCTGTCGCGTGGCGTCACCGGCGAAGTGCATCATGTCGATTCCGGCTATCACGTGGTCGGCATGAAGGCGGTCGACGCGCCCGATATTTCGACGGTCAAGGACTAA
- the pdxH gene encoding pyridoxamine 5'-phosphate oxidase, with protein sequence MSDTELTSSDFTEAAEPFRLFAAWLDDATKSEINDANGVALATVDGEGMPDVRMVLLKGFDEGGFVFYTNFESAKGQEILGSMKAAMCFHWKSLRRQVRIRGPVEIVSDAEADAYYGTRPRGSRIGAWASKQSRPLESRFALEKAVAEYTARYAIGEIPRPKHWSGFRIVPKTIEFWHDRPFRLHDRVVFSRNAKGGWDKTRLYP encoded by the coding sequence ATGAGTGACACAGAGTTAACAAGCAGTGACTTTACCGAGGCGGCCGAGCCGTTTCGACTCTTTGCCGCATGGCTGGACGACGCCACCAAGAGCGAAATCAATGATGCCAATGGCGTGGCGCTGGCTACCGTCGATGGCGAGGGCATGCCGGATGTGCGGATGGTGCTGCTCAAGGGCTTCGATGAAGGCGGCTTTGTTTTCTACACGAATTTCGAGAGCGCGAAGGGCCAGGAGATTCTTGGCAGCATGAAGGCGGCGATGTGTTTCCACTGGAAATCGCTGCGCCGCCAGGTGCGCATTCGCGGCCCGGTGGAGATCGTCAGCGACGCCGAAGCCGACGCCTATTATGGGACGCGGCCACGCGGCAGCCGCATCGGTGCCTGGGCCTCGAAACAGTCACGGCCGCTTGAAAGCCGCTTCGCGCTTGAGAAAGCGGTCGCCGAATACACGGCGCGTTATGCCATCGGCGAGATTCCGCGGCCAAAACACTGGTCGGGTTTCCGTATCGTCCCAAAGACGATCGAGTTCTGGCACGACAGGCCGTTCCGATTGCATGACCGGGTGGTCTTTTCACGCAACGCCAAGGGCGGGTGGGACAAGACGCGGCTTTATCCCTGA
- the ribB gene encoding 3,4-dihydroxy-2-butanone-4-phosphate synthase, with the protein MPYDQKKIVEAIRAFERGEIVVVMDDDGRENEGDLIVAAVHCTPEKMAFIVRNTSGIVCTPMPREEAKRLNLQPMVADNDSAHTTAFTVSVDFKHGTTTGISADDRTLTVRNLANGNVGASDFVRPGHIFPLIAREGGVLMRSGHTEAAVDLCKLAGLPPIGVISELVNDDGTVKRGPQVQAFAEEHGLKQVSVADLIAYRQRKETLVERVACSDIDTLGGKAQVFTYTLPWDTMHHVAVVFGDIRDGEDVPVRLHSEDVVTDVFGTSHRLDGIMKAMGERKRGVIVYLREGSVGVAHQERKRPASGDREDHEEARRRENEWREIGLGAQILKDLGISSINLIASRERHYVGLEGFGIHIAKTEIL; encoded by the coding sequence ATGCCTTACGATCAGAAGAAGATTGTCGAAGCCATCCGAGCCTTCGAACGTGGCGAGATCGTCGTCGTCATGGATGATGACGGGCGCGAGAATGAGGGCGACCTGATTGTCGCCGCTGTTCACTGCACGCCGGAAAAGATGGCCTTCATCGTGCGCAACACCTCCGGCATCGTGTGCACGCCGATGCCGCGCGAGGAGGCCAAGCGGCTCAACCTGCAGCCGATGGTCGCCGACAATGATTCCGCGCACACCACCGCCTTCACTGTCAGCGTCGATTTCAAGCATGGCACGACGACGGGCATTTCGGCCGACGACCGCACGCTCACCGTGCGCAACCTCGCCAACGGCAATGTCGGCGCCTCCGATTTCGTCCGTCCCGGCCACATCTTCCCGCTGATCGCGCGCGAAGGCGGGGTCCTGATGCGTTCGGGCCATACCGAGGCGGCCGTTGATCTCTGCAAGCTCGCGGGCTTGCCGCCGATCGGTGTCATTTCGGAACTGGTCAATGACGACGGCACCGTCAAGCGCGGCCCGCAGGTGCAGGCTTTCGCTGAAGAGCATGGTCTGAAACAGGTCTCGGTCGCCGACCTCATCGCCTACCGACAGCGCAAGGAAACGCTGGTCGAGCGCGTCGCTTGCTCCGACATCGACACGCTCGGCGGCAAGGCACAGGTCTTCACCTACACGCTGCCGTGGGACACAATGCATCACGTCGCTGTCGTTTTCGGCGACATCCGCGACGGCGAGGACGTGCCGGTGCGGCTGCATTCCGAGGATGTGGTGACCGACGTCTTCGGCACCAGCCATCGGCTGGACGGCATCATGAAGGCGATGGGCGAGCGCAAGCGCGGTGTCATCGTCTATCTGCGAGAGGGTTCCGTCGGCGTCGCGCATCAGGAACGCAAACGGCCGGCAAGCGGCGACCGCGAGGATCATGAAGAGGCCCGCCGGCGCGAGAACGAATGGCGCGAGATCGGCCTCGGCGCGCAAATCCTGAAGGACCTCGGCATTTCCTCGATCAACCTGATCGCCTCGCGCGAGCGCCACTATGTCGGCCTCGAGGGTTTTGGCATCCATATCGCGAAGACCGAGATTCTCTAG
- a CDS encoding histidine phosphatase family protein, with amino-acid sequence MYPLVYIVRHGQTAWNAEFRLQGQADTDLNALGCEQATGNGHRLAELVDDVRDFDFVASPMRRTRETMERIRAAMKLDPLAYRTDVRLVEVNFGDWQSFTFAELETQSPGASRSRALDKWNFQPPGEGAESYQMLLERVKPCFDELDRRTICVTHGGVMRTLFRFVLDMAEDEAANLEIPQDRVLKLEGQSLEWL; translated from the coding sequence ATGTACCCGCTGGTTTATATCGTGCGCCACGGCCAGACTGCGTGGAACGCCGAGTTCCGGCTTCAGGGCCAGGCCGACACCGATCTCAATGCCCTTGGTTGCGAACAGGCGACCGGAAACGGGCATCGGCTGGCCGAACTTGTCGACGATGTCAGGGATTTCGATTTCGTCGCCAGCCCGATGCGGCGGACGCGCGAAACGATGGAACGCATCCGCGCCGCGATGAAGCTCGATCCGCTCGCCTATCGAACCGATGTCAGGCTGGTTGAGGTCAATTTCGGCGACTGGCAGAGCTTTACCTTCGCCGAGCTCGAGACGCAGTCTCCCGGAGCAAGCCGGTCACGCGCCCTGGACAAATGGAATTTTCAGCCGCCCGGCGAGGGGGCGGAAAGCTACCAGATGCTGCTCGAACGGGTGAAGCCTTGCTTCGACGAACTTGACCGCAGGACGATCTGCGTGACGCATGGCGGCGTCATGCGCACCCTGTTCCGTTTTGTGCTGGATATGGCCGAGGACGAGGCCGCGAACCTGGAGATACCGCAGGATCGCGTGCTCAAGCTCGAAGGACAGAGCCTGGAGTGGCTTTAA
- the aroC gene encoding chorismate synthase, whose protein sequence is MSHNTFGHLFRVTTWGESHGAALGCVVDGCPPGIRFTRDEIQAELDKRRPGQSRFVTQRREPDEVKVLSGFVLDGDSQTMITTGTPVSMLIENVDQRSKDYGEIARQYRPGHADYTYDVKYGIRDYRGGGRSSARETAARVAAGALARKVVPGMVVRGALVSMGEKSIDRANWNWNFIGDAENPFFTPDPASVPVFTQYLDGIRKAGSSVGAVIEIVADGVPPGLGAPIYAKLDQDIASGLMSINAVKGVEIGNGFEAARITGEQNADEMRMGNDGKPVFLSNNAGGILGGISTGQAIIARFAVKPTSSILTPRKSIDKDGNDVEVMTKGRHDPCVGIRAVPIGEAMVACAIADHYLRHRGQTG, encoded by the coding sequence ATGTCTCACAACACGTTCGGCCACCTTTTCCGCGTCACCACCTGGGGCGAAAGCCATGGAGCAGCGCTCGGCTGCGTGGTCGACGGCTGCCCGCCAGGCATCCGCTTCACGCGGGATGAAATCCAGGCCGAACTCGACAAGCGCCGGCCGGGCCAGTCGCGCTTCGTCACCCAGCGCCGCGAGCCGGACGAGGTGAAGGTGCTGTCCGGTTTTGTCCTCGACGGGGACAGCCAGACGATGATCACCACAGGCACGCCGGTCTCGATGCTGATCGAGAATGTCGACCAGCGCTCGAAGGACTATGGCGAGATCGCGCGCCAGTACCGGCCGGGCCATGCCGATTACACCTATGACGTCAAATACGGCATACGCGACTATCGTGGCGGCGGTCGCTCCTCGGCCCGCGAGACGGCCGCGCGCGTTGCTGCAGGAGCGCTTGCCCGCAAGGTAGTGCCGGGCATGGTGGTGCGCGGCGCATTGGTGTCTATGGGCGAGAAGTCGATCGATCGCGCCAATTGGAACTGGAATTTCATCGGTGATGCCGAGAACCCGTTCTTCACCCCCGATCCCGCTTCTGTTCCCGTTTTTACGCAGTACCTCGATGGAATCCGCAAGGCTGGTTCGTCGGTCGGCGCGGTGATCGAGATCGTCGCCGATGGCGTTCCGCCAGGTCTCGGCGCGCCGATCTACGCCAAGCTCGACCAGGACATCGCCTCCGGGCTGATGTCCATCAATGCCGTCAAGGGCGTCGAGATCGGCAACGGTTTCGAGGCCGCCCGTATCACCGGCGAACAGAATGCCGACGAAATGCGCATGGGCAATGACGGCAAGCCGGTGTTCCTGTCCAACAATGCCGGTGGCATCCTCGGCGGCATCTCGACTGGACAGGCGATCATTGCGCGCTTCGCCGTCAAGCCGACCTCGTCGATCCTGACACCGCGAAAGTCGATCGACAAGGACGGCAACGACGTCGAGGTGATGACCAAGGGTCGCCACGACCCCTGCGTCGGCATCCGCGCCGTGCCGATCGGCGAGGCGATGGTTGCCTGCGCGATCGCTGACCACTATCTGCGGCATCGAGGACAGACGGGGTAG
- a CDS encoding crotonase/enoyl-CoA hydratase family protein, with translation MTDHILVERQGAIQVIRMNRPDKKNALTRAMYAKMSQTLAEGDADPAIRVHVFLGVPGAFSSGNDLADFMVVATGGDGGTEVWDFLMALARVEKPIVSGVDGIAVGIGTTINLHCDLTFATPRTVFRTPFVDLGLVPEAGSSLLAPRVLGQQGAFALLGLGEGFSAGRAKAAGLIYEVVEEGALEASVLSAAGQIAAKPPQALKIARDLMRGPRDDLVARIGEESEHFRERLKSDEARAALTAFMTRKK, from the coding sequence GTGACAGACCATATCCTCGTCGAGCGCCAGGGCGCCATCCAGGTCATCCGCATGAATCGCCCGGACAAGAAGAACGCGCTGACGCGCGCCATGTACGCCAAGATGTCGCAAACCCTGGCCGAGGGTGACGCCGATCCGGCGATCCGCGTCCATGTGTTCCTCGGCGTGCCCGGCGCGTTCTCCTCGGGCAACGACCTTGCCGATTTCATGGTCGTGGCCACGGGTGGCGACGGCGGCACGGAAGTCTGGGATTTCCTCATGGCGCTGGCCAGGGTCGAAAAACCCATCGTCTCCGGCGTCGACGGCATCGCGGTCGGCATCGGCACCACGATAAACCTGCATTGCGACCTGACCTTCGCCACGCCGCGCACCGTCTTCAGGACGCCTTTCGTCGATCTTGGCCTCGTGCCCGAGGCAGGATCGAGCCTGTTGGCGCCGCGGGTCCTGGGGCAGCAAGGCGCGTTCGCGCTGCTTGGCCTTGGCGAGGGCTTTTCCGCCGGGCGTGCGAAGGCCGCCGGCCTGATTTACGAGGTGGTCGAGGAGGGTGCGCTGGAGGCATCGGTGCTGTCGGCTGCCGGCCAGATCGCGGCCAAGCCGCCGCAGGCGCTGAAGATCGCGCGCGATCTCATGCGCGGCCCACGCGACGACCTCGTCGCGCGCATCGGCGAGGAAAGCGAGCATTTCCGCGAGCGGCTGAAGTCGGATGAGGCGCGCGCGGCGCTCACGGCGTTCATGACAAGGAAGAAGTAG